GGATCGTGGGCCAGAACGCGCCGCTCGAGATCTGGGGCCCCGCGGGCACGCGGCGACAGATGGACAAGCTCCTCGACTACCTGCACTGGGACATCGAGGTGCGGCGCTCGCACATGATCGGCCGCACGCCGCCCACGGTGACGGTGACCGAGATCGAGGAAGGCCGCGTCATGGAGGCCGGCGGCGTCACGGTGAGCGCGTTCCTGGTCGAGCACGACCCGGTCAAGCCCGCCTTCGGCTACCGCTTCGACGGCGGCGGCCGCAGCGTCGTCATCTCCGGCGACACGCGGCCCTGCGAGAACCTGATGCGCTGGAGCCGCGACGTGGATTGCCTGATCCACGAATGCTGCGAGATGACCAAGACCTCGTGGTCCCCCGACTGCGGGTGGCCGACGCTCGAGGAGAAGATCCGGGACCTGTCCTCCTACCACACCCAGCCCGACGACCTCGGCCGGGTCGCGGTCGGTGCCCGTGTCGGGAAGCTGGCCGTCACCCACCTGATGCCCGGCTCGGAGCCGCACGAGCTGGAGAAGGCCACCCGCAAGCACTACCCCGGCCCCCTCGTGATCGGCACCGACCTGCTGGAGGTGTGATGAGGTGTAGTTCCCTCTCCTCTGCGGGGAGAGGGCAGGGTGAGGGGCGGTTCTATCGGTTCTAGCCCATCCGCAACGCCACCAGCACCGCCTGCACCCGCGCGTCGTCCATCA
Above is a window of Candidatus Methylomirabilota bacterium DNA encoding:
- a CDS encoding MBL fold metallo-hydrolase, whose amino-acid sequence is MKAMLLGTGSPPPNPKRRGPSTLLSHGDERFLVDAGSGVGVQLVQAGVRPYDWPRIFITHHHSDHVIDLGHLLITRWIVGQNAPLEIWGPAGTRRQMDKLLDYLHWDIEVRRSHMIGRTPPTVTVTEIEEGRVMEAGGVTVSAFLVEHDPVKPAFGYRFDGGGRSVVISGDTRPCENLMRWSRDVDCLIHECCEMTKTSWSPDCGWPTLEEKIRDLSSYHTQPDDLGRVAVGARVGKLAVTHLMPGSEPHELEKATRKHYPGPLVIGTDLLEV